A part of Saccopteryx bilineata isolate mSacBil1 chromosome 8, mSacBil1_pri_phased_curated, whole genome shotgun sequence genomic DNA contains:
- the GP5 gene encoding platelet glycoprotein V, giving the protein MLKSTLLCALFALLRAQAFPCPPACKCAFRDAAQCSGGDVARIAALGLPTNLTHIMLFRMGQGTLQNHSFSGMTVLQRLRLSDSYVSAIAPGTFNDLIRLKTLRLSRNRITHLPGALLDKMVLLEQLFLDHNELKRIDQNMFQKLVNLQDLILNDNQLVFLPASLFTHLGNLRRLDLSGNNLTHLPKGLLGAQAKLESLLLHSNQLVSLDAGLLSSLRSLVGLQLHRNRIRSIAPGAFDRLGNLSTLTLSRNQLEFLPSALFLHSHNLTLLTLFENPLEELPEVLFGEMGLQELWLNGTQLRTLPTAVFRNLSRLRALGVTLSPRLSALPEGAFRGLGELRVLALHANSLASLPGGLLRGLRQLRHVSLSRNRLRALPRALFSDLRSLEAVQLDHNQLETLSGDVFGALPRLAQVLLGHNPWRCDCDLRPFLAWLRQHPGLVGRAEPPQCRGPEQHAGLPLQTLQERDLGCPGTGGPPPHSAAPTPPTLLAGRGSPALVPNSSEPWAWAQPVAEGERPDHSLFWGLYLLLLVIQAVITGVIVCAMIKLGRLFRKLIRERVLV; this is encoded by the coding sequence ATGCTGAAGAGTACCCTACTGTGTGCGCTGTTCGCGCTCCTGCGCGCGCAGGCTTTCCCCTGCCCACCCGCCTGCAAGTGTGCCTTCCGAGACGCAGCGCAGTGCTCCGGGGGCGACGTGGCGCGCATCGCCGCGCTCGGCCTGCCCACCAATCTCACGCACATCATGCTTTTCCGAATGGGCCAGGGCACCTTGCAGAATCACAGTTTCAGTGGTATGACCGTCCTGCAGCGCCTGAGGCTGTCAGACAGCTACGTTTCCGCCATCGCCCCCGGCACCTTCAATGACCTGATAAGActaaaaaccctgaggttgtctcGCAACAGGATCACTCATCTTCCAGGCGCGCTCTTGGATAAGATGGTTCTTCTGGAACAGTTGTTTCTGGACCACAATGAACTAAAGCGCATTGACCAAAACATGTTTCAGAAACTGGTTAACCTCCAAGATCTCATTTTGAACGACAATCAACTGGTTTTCCTTCCTGCTAGCCTCTTTACACATCTGGGGAACCTGAGGAGATTGGATTTGTCGGGAAACAATTTGACTCACCTGCCCAAGGGATTGCTTGGGGCACAAGCTAAGCTCGAGAGTCTCCTGCTCCACTCGAACCAGCTCGTCTCTCTGGACGCGGGGCTGCTGAGCAGCCTGCGCAGCCTGGTGGGGCTGCAGCTCCACAGAAACCGCATCCGCTCCATTGCTCCCGGGGCCTTCGACAGGCTCGGCAACCTGAGCACTTTGACTCTTTCCAGAAACCAGCTCGAGTTCCTGCCCTCTGCACTCTTTCTGCATTCGCACAATTTGACCTTATTGACGCTGTTCGAGAACCCGCTGGAAGAGCTGCCGGAGGTGCTTTTCGGGGAAATGGGCCTGCAGGAGCTGTGGCTGAACGGCACCCAGCTGCGCACCCTGCCCACGGCCGTGTTCCGCAACCTGAGCCGCTTGCGGGCGCTAGGGGTGACCCTGAGCCCGCGTCTGAGCGCGCTCCCGGAAGGCGCCTTCCGGGGCCTCGGCGAGCTCCGGGTGCTCGCGCTGCACGCCAACAGCCTGGCCTCGCTCCCCGGCGGCCTGCTGCGCGGCCTCCGCCAGCTGCGCCACGTGTCGCTGAGCCGCAACCGGCTGCGGGCCCTGCCCCGCGCGCTCTTCAGCGACCTCCGCAGCCTGGAGGCCGTCCAGCTCGACCACAACCAGCTGGAAACCCTGTCTGGTGACGTGTTCGGGGCTCTGCCCCGGCTGGCGCAGGTCCTGCTGGGGCACAATCCCTGGCGCTGCGACTGTGACCTGCGGCCGTTCTTGGCGTGGCTGCGACAGCACCCGGGCCTCGTGGGCCGAGCCGAGCCCCCGCAGTGCCGCGGCCCAGAGCAGCACGCCGGCCTGCCGCTCCAGACCCTGCAGGAACGTGATCTGGGGTGCCCGGGAACCGGGGGCCCGCCTCCCCactctgctgcccccaccccgccGACCCTGCTAGCAGGCCGCGGTTCCCCGGCCTTGGTGCCTAACAGCTCAGAACCTTGGGCGTGGGCCCAGCCGGTGGCCGAGGGCGAGCGTCCAGACCACAGCTTGTTCTGGGGGCTTTATCTACTGCTTTTAGTCATTCAGGCCGTAATAACCGGGGTCATTGTGTGTGCTATGATTAAACTCGGCCGGCTCTTTCGAAAATTAATCAGAGAGAGAGTTCTTGTTTGA